One segment of Stappia sp. 28M-7 DNA contains the following:
- the infB gene encoding translation initiation factor IF-2, which yields MSETKNPGDKTISMERKTLGLKRSGVEQGTVRQSFSHGRTKAVVVEKKKRRVVLPGEGGKPEVEVEAPRAAAPQQRRPDIEPQQVPRRRAEPAPQRPRGGNILRTLTEDEAAARQQALIEAQRRDAEDRKRREEEERLRAIEEERRKVEEAERAKQEAEEAARRAAEEAERKKSDDGREKVSASDAADAIAAAVGEAAPAASAPAPAARDDAARKPAAAPAAAPARRAGEEDDDARKGGAKAVKRAKVAPARPPAKTPGADDRRRSKLTISSATGDDEGRSRSLASLRRRREKERRAGQQVVREKISREVVLPEAITIQELANRMAERAVDVIKLLMKQGQMLKINDVIDADTAELIASEMGHTVKRVSESDVEEGLFSAADSDDALESRPPVVTIMGHVDHGKTSLLDALRRSNVVQGEAGGITQHIGAYQVEQGGHKITFIDTPGHAAFTQMRARGAKATDIVILVVAADDGVMPQTKEAIAHAKAAGVPIIVAINKIDKPSADPSRVRTDLLREDIVVESMGGDVIDVEVSALKQLNLDKLLEMILLQSEVLELKANPSRTAEGIVIEAQLDKGRGPVATVLVQKGTLKVGDILVAGSEWGRVRAMLDENGQQVKEAPPSKPVEVLGFNGTPAAGDMVAVVENEARAREIVDYRQRQKRDKASVLASGARGSLEQMMNRLQQSGHKEFPLVIKGDVQGSVEAIAGALDQLGTDEVKARILHAGVGGITESDVTLATASSAPIIGFNVRANKQARDAAEREGIEIRYYNIIYNLVDDVKAAMSGLLSPERRETFLGNAEILEIFNITKVGKVAGCRVTEGIVERGAQVRLIRDNVVIHEGKLGTLKRFKDEVKEVNAGQECGMNFENYQDMRPGDIIECYRVEEVARTL from the coding sequence ATGAGCGAAACGAAAAACCCCGGCGACAAGACGATCAGCATGGAGCGCAAGACACTGGGCCTGAAACGCTCCGGCGTTGAACAGGGCACGGTCCGTCAGAGCTTCTCCCATGGCCGCACCAAGGCGGTCGTGGTGGAGAAGAAGAAGCGCCGCGTCGTCCTGCCGGGCGAAGGCGGCAAGCCTGAGGTCGAAGTCGAGGCGCCGCGCGCCGCGGCTCCTCAGCAGCGTCGACCCGATATCGAGCCGCAGCAGGTCCCGCGGCGTCGTGCCGAGCCGGCACCGCAGCGTCCGCGCGGCGGCAACATCCTGCGCACGCTGACCGAAGATGAAGCTGCTGCCCGTCAGCAGGCTCTCATTGAGGCACAGCGGCGGGATGCCGAGGACCGCAAGCGCCGTGAGGAAGAAGAGCGCCTGCGTGCCATCGAGGAAGAGCGCCGCAAGGTCGAGGAGGCGGAGCGCGCCAAGCAGGAGGCCGAAGAGGCTGCCCGCCGCGCCGCCGAGGAGGCCGAGCGCAAGAAGAGCGACGATGGCCGCGAGAAGGTCTCGGCCTCGGACGCGGCCGACGCGATCGCTGCCGCAGTCGGCGAGGCTGCGCCTGCAGCCTCCGCACCGGCGCCGGCTGCCCGCGACGATGCGGCCCGCAAGCCCGCCGCCGCGCCTGCCGCTGCTCCCGCACGCCGTGCCGGCGAAGAGGACGACGACGCCCGCAAGGGCGGCGCGAAGGCTGTCAAGCGCGCCAAGGTCGCGCCGGCGCGCCCGCCGGCAAAGACCCCCGGCGCCGACGACCGCCGCCGGTCGAAGCTGACCATCTCCTCCGCCACCGGAGACGACGAGGGGCGCAGCCGTTCGCTCGCCTCGCTGCGTCGCCGTCGTGAAAAGGAGCGTCGGGCCGGCCAGCAGGTGGTGCGCGAGAAGATCTCCCGCGAGGTGGTTCTGCCCGAGGCGATCACCATCCAGGAACTCGCAAACCGCATGGCCGAGCGTGCCGTCGACGTGATCAAGCTGCTGATGAAGCAGGGGCAGATGCTCAAGATCAACGACGTGATCGACGCCGACACGGCGGAACTGATTGCCTCCGAGATGGGCCATACGGTCAAGCGCGTATCGGAATCCGACGTCGAGGAAGGCTTGTTCTCGGCCGCCGACTCGGACGATGCGCTCGAGTCGCGTCCGCCGGTCGTTACGATCATGGGCCATGTCGACCACGGCAAGACGTCGCTGCTCGATGCGCTGCGCCGCTCCAACGTGGTGCAGGGCGAGGCCGGTGGCATTACCCAGCATATCGGCGCCTACCAGGTCGAGCAGGGCGGTCACAAGATCACCTTCATCGACACGCCGGGCCACGCCGCCTTTACCCAGATGCGTGCCCGCGGCGCCAAGGCCACGGATATCGTCATCCTGGTGGTGGCTGCCGATGACGGCGTCATGCCGCAGACGAAGGAAGCCATCGCCCATGCGAAAGCGGCGGGCGTCCCGATCATCGTGGCGATCAACAAGATCGACAAGCCGTCGGCCGATCCGAGCCGCGTGCGCACCGACCTTCTTCGCGAGGATATCGTGGTGGAGTCGATGGGCGGCGACGTGATCGACGTCGAGGTTTCGGCGCTGAAGCAGCTCAATCTCGACAAGCTGCTCGAGATGATCCTGCTGCAGTCCGAGGTTCTGGAGCTCAAGGCCAACCCGAGCCGCACCGCCGAAGGCATCGTCATCGAGGCGCAGCTCGACAAGGGCCGTGGCCCGGTCGCGACCGTGCTTGTCCAGAAGGGGACGCTCAAGGTGGGCGACATCCTGGTGGCCGGATCCGAGTGGGGCCGCGTGCGCGCCATGCTCGACGAGAATGGCCAGCAGGTGAAGGAGGCTCCGCCCTCCAAGCCGGTCGAGGTCCTCGGCTTCAACGGCACTCCCGCTGCCGGCGACATGGTCGCCGTCGTCGAGAACGAGGCGCGTGCCCGTGAGATCGTCGACTACCGCCAGCGCCAGAAGCGCGACAAGGCGTCGGTCCTGGCCAGCGGTGCCCGTGGTTCGCTCGAGCAGATGATGAACCGTCTGCAGCAGAGCGGCCACAAGGAGTTCCCGCTGGTCATCAAGGGCGACGTGCAGGGCTCGGTCGAGGCCATTGCCGGTGCGCTGGATCAGCTGGGCACCGACGAGGTCAAGGCGCGCATTCTGCATGCAGGCGTCGGCGGCATCACCGAAAGCGACGTGACGCTGGCGACTGCCTCCAGCGCGCCGATCATCGGCTTCAACGTCCGTGCCAACAAGCAGGCGCGCGATGCGGCCGAGCGCGAGGGCATCGAGATCCGCTACTACAACATCATCTACAACCTGGTGGATGACGTTAAGGCGGCAATGTCGGGCCTGCTGTCGCCGGAGCGCCGCGAGACCTTCCTTGGCAATGCGGAGATCCTCGAGATCTTCAACATCACCAAGGTCGGCAAGGTGGCCGGTTGCCGCGTGACCGAGGGCATCGTCGAGCGCGGCGCCCAGGTCCGCCTGATCCGCGACAACGTCGTGATCCACGAAGGCAAGCTCGGTACGCTGAAGCGCTTCAAGGACGAAGTGAAGGAAGTGAATGCCGGCCAGGAATGCGGCATGAACTTCGAGAACTACCAGGACATGCGCCCGGGCGACATCATCGAGTGTTACCGGGTCGAGGAAGTGGCCCGTACCCTCTGA
- the rbfA gene encoding 30S ribosome-binding factor RbfA produces the protein MAPNNRHPVGMPSQRQLRVGELVRKEVSDILARGTLADPVLDGTIISVPEVRMTPDLRLASCLVMPLGGRDADRVVEALNRSARTIRRELARRMTMKFLPDLRFVLDTRFDDDDRITALLSRDDVRRDLSEEDADEDGDRTDDTPDGGGR, from the coding sequence ATGGCCCCGAACAACAGACATCCCGTCGGTATGCCGTCGCAGCGGCAGCTGCGCGTCGGTGAGCTTGTGCGCAAGGAAGTCTCCGACATCCTGGCGCGCGGCACGCTGGCCGATCCGGTACTCGACGGAACGATCATCTCCGTGCCGGAAGTGCGCATGACGCCGGACCTGCGTCTCGCCAGTTGCCTGGTGATGCCGCTTGGCGGGCGCGATGCCGACCGGGTGGTCGAGGCGCTCAATCGCAGCGCCCGCACGATCCGCCGCGAGCTTGCGCGCCGGATGACCATGAAATTCCTTCCCGATCTGCGCTTCGTTCTCGACACTCGTTTCGACGACGACGACCGGATCACCGCCCTTCTGTCCCGTGACGACGTGCGCCGAGACCTGTCGGAGGAAGACGCGGACGAGGACGGCGACCGTACTGACGACACCCCTGATGGGGGTGGACGCTAG
- the truB gene encoding tRNA pseudouridine(55) synthase TruB encodes MGRRRKANRNRIDGWLVLDKPVGITSNDALTRLKKIFHPEKVGHAGTLDPLASGLLPVAFGEATKTVSFAMDGRKVYRFTVRWGEATETDDTEGAVIATSDGRPDAGEIAAVLPAFTGTISQVPPKYSAIKVDGARAYDLARGGDEVELAAREIDVHRLDLVECPDRDHAVFEAECGKGTYVRALARDIAERLGTCGHVAALRRLVVGPFDEEDMIPLETLEELGQCAPGTGLTEAHADFILPVETALDDIPALAVSRQDAARLRRGQGVLLRGRDAPAFSGLVSVTTQGELVAIGEIERGELLPRRVFNLAPDTSGAIIVERT; translated from the coding sequence ATGGGACGCCGCAGGAAAGCGAACCGCAACCGCATCGACGGTTGGCTGGTGCTCGACAAGCCCGTCGGGATCACCTCCAACGATGCGTTGACGCGGTTGAAGAAGATCTTCCATCCCGAAAAGGTCGGTCATGCCGGCACGCTCGACCCCCTGGCCTCCGGCCTGTTGCCGGTGGCTTTCGGCGAGGCGACCAAGACCGTGTCCTTCGCGATGGACGGGCGCAAGGTCTACCGTTTCACGGTGCGCTGGGGCGAGGCGACGGAGACCGACGATACGGAAGGCGCGGTCATCGCCACCAGCGACGGGCGCCCCGATGCGGGCGAGATCGCGGCCGTGCTGCCGGCCTTTACCGGGACGATCAGCCAGGTCCCGCCGAAATACTCCGCCATCAAGGTGGACGGCGCGCGCGCCTATGACCTTGCCCGCGGCGGCGACGAGGTCGAGCTTGCCGCGCGCGAAATCGATGTCCACCGGCTCGATCTGGTGGAATGCCCCGACCGTGACCACGCGGTCTTCGAGGCGGAATGCGGCAAGGGCACCTATGTGCGCGCGCTCGCCCGCGACATCGCTGAGCGGCTCGGTACATGCGGTCATGTTGCCGCCTTGCGGCGCCTTGTCGTCGGTCCTTTCGACGAGGAGGACATGATTCCGCTGGAAACTCTTGAGGAGTTGGGGCAATGTGCGCCCGGCACGGGCCTGACCGAGGCCCATGCCGACTTCATTCTGCCTGTAGAGACCGCGCTGGACGACATCCCGGCGCTGGCCGTCAGCCGGCAGGATGCCGCCCGCCTCCGAAGGGGGCAGGGCGTTTTGCTGCGCGGGCGGGATGCCCCGGCGTTTTCGGGCCTCGTGTCAGTGACCACTCAGGGAGAACTGGTGGCGATCGGCGAGATCGAACGCGGGGAACTCTTGCCGCGGCGCGTCTTCAATCTCGCTCCGGACACGTCCGGGGCGATTATCGTTGAAAGGACATGA
- the rpsO gene encoding 30S ribosomal protein S15, whose protein sequence is MSITAERKAELIKEYAIKEGDTGSADVQVAILSERIANLTEHFKSHGKDNHSRRGLLKMVSQRRSLLDYLKKTEEGRYQDLIKRLGLRR, encoded by the coding sequence ATGTCGATTACCGCTGAACGCAAGGCGGAACTGATCAAGGAATACGCGATCAAGGAAGGTGATACGGGCTCTGCCGATGTGCAGGTCGCCATTCTCTCCGAGCGGATCGCCAACCTGACCGAACACTTCAAGAGCCATGGCAAGGACAACCATTCCCGCCGCGGCCTTCTGAAGATGGTGAGCCAGCGCCGGTCTCTTCTCGACTACCTGAAGAAGACCGAAGAAGGCCGCTATCAGGACCTGATCAAGCGCCTCGGCCTGCGCCGCTAA
- the pnp gene encoding polyribonucleotide nucleotidyltransferase produces the protein MFDIHRVEVDWGGRPLVLETGKVARQADGAVLATYGETKVLATIVSAREPKPGQDFFPLTVNYQEKAFAAGKIPGGYFKREGRPSEHETLTSRLIDRPIRPLFVDGFKCDTQVIITVLSHDMENAPDIVGMVAASAALTISGVPFMGPIGGARVGYINGEYVLNPAVDDMSESALDLIVAGTGEAVLMVESEAKELSEDLMLGAVMFGFKGFQPVIEAIIKLAETAAREPRALNLPDHSALAGRIKELAAGDLTAAYAIREKTERRNAIDAAKAKTIETLAAEAGDAGIDKVVVGGLFKELEAEIVRGAILDKGERIDGRDLKTVRPIVSEAGILPRTHGSALFTRGETQALVVATLGTNEDEQFVDALEGTYKSTFMLHYNFPPYSVGETGRMGSPGRREIGHGKLAWRAVHPLLPAHHEFPYTLRVVSEITESNGSSSMATVCGTSLALMDAGVPLKAPVAGIAMGLIKEGDRFAVLSDILGDEDHLGDMDFKVAGTANGVTSLQMDIKIDGITEEIMRVALDQARDGRIHILGEMSQALSEARAELGEHAPRIEVLKIPVDKIREVIGSGGKVIREIVEKTGAKVNIEDDGTVKVASSDGKAIKAAINWINSIAAEPEVGVIYEGRVVKTVDFGAFVNFFGAKDGLVHISQLAPQKVAKTTDVVKEGDKVWVKLMGFDERGKVRLSMKVVDQETGKEIAAEA, from the coding sequence ATGTTCGATATTCATCGCGTGGAAGTCGATTGGGGCGGTCGTCCGCTGGTGCTGGAGACGGGCAAGGTCGCCCGCCAGGCCGACGGCGCCGTGCTCGCCACCTATGGCGAGACCAAGGTGCTGGCCACCATCGTTTCGGCCCGTGAGCCGAAGCCGGGCCAGGACTTCTTCCCGCTGACCGTGAACTACCAGGAAAAGGCCTTCGCGGCCGGCAAGATCCCGGGCGGCTACTTCAAGCGTGAGGGTCGTCCGTCCGAGCACGAGACGCTGACCTCGCGCCTGATCGACCGCCCGATCCGCCCGCTCTTCGTCGACGGCTTCAAGTGCGATACCCAGGTGATCATCACAGTCCTGTCGCACGACATGGAGAACGCCCCGGACATCGTCGGCATGGTTGCCGCCTCCGCGGCGCTGACCATCTCCGGCGTGCCGTTCATGGGCCCGATCGGCGGCGCTCGCGTCGGCTACATCAACGGCGAGTACGTTCTCAACCCGGCGGTCGACGACATGTCGGAATCGGCTCTCGACCTGATCGTGGCCGGCACGGGCGAAGCCGTGCTGATGGTCGAATCCGAGGCCAAGGAGCTGAGCGAAGACCTCATGCTCGGCGCCGTGATGTTCGGCTTCAAGGGCTTCCAGCCGGTGATCGAGGCGATCATCAAGCTGGCCGAGACCGCGGCCCGCGAGCCGCGTGCGCTCAACCTGCCGGATCACTCCGCGCTTGCCGGTCGGATCAAGGAGCTGGCTGCCGGCGACCTGACGGCCGCCTATGCCATCCGCGAGAAGACCGAACGCCGCAACGCCATCGACGCCGCCAAGGCCAAGACGATCGAGACGCTGGCGGCCGAGGCCGGTGACGCCGGCATCGACAAGGTCGTCGTCGGCGGCCTGTTCAAGGAGCTGGAGGCGGAGATCGTCCGCGGCGCCATCCTCGACAAGGGCGAGCGCATCGACGGCCGCGACCTGAAGACGGTCCGTCCGATCGTCTCCGAGGCCGGCATCCTGCCGCGCACCCACGGTTCGGCCCTGTTCACCCGTGGTGAGACCCAGGCGCTCGTGGTCGCGACGCTCGGCACCAACGAGGACGAACAGTTCGTCGACGCGCTGGAGGGGACCTACAAGTCCACCTTCATGCTGCACTACAACTTCCCGCCCTACTCGGTCGGCGAGACCGGCCGCATGGGTTCGCCCGGCCGCCGCGAGATCGGCCACGGCAAGCTCGCTTGGCGCGCGGTTCATCCGCTCCTGCCGGCGCATCACGAGTTCCCGTACACGCTGCGTGTCGTGTCCGAGATCACCGAGTCCAACGGCTCCTCGTCGATGGCGACCGTTTGCGGCACCTCGCTGGCGCTGATGGATGCCGGTGTGCCGCTCAAGGCGCCGGTGGCCGGTATCGCCATGGGCCTGATCAAGGAAGGCGACCGTTTCGCGGTGCTCTCCGACATTCTCGGCGACGAGGATCACCTCGGCGACATGGACTTCAAGGTGGCCGGTACCGCCAATGGCGTGACCTCGCTGCAGATGGACATCAAGATCGATGGCATCACCGAGGAGATCATGCGTGTCGCGCTCGACCAGGCGCGCGACGGCCGTATCCACATCCTCGGCGAGATGTCTCAGGCCCTGTCCGAGGCGCGCGCCGAGCTCGGCGAGCATGCCCCGCGCATCGAGGTCCTGAAGATCCCGGTCGACAAGATCCGCGAAGTCATCGGCTCCGGCGGCAAGGTCATCCGTGAGATCGTCGAGAAGACCGGCGCCAAGGTCAACATCGAGGACGACGGCACCGTCAAGGTCGCCTCCTCCGACGGCAAGGCGATCAAGGCTGCGATCAACTGGATCAACTCCATCGCTGCCGAGCCGGAAGTGGGCGTGATCTACGAGGGCCGCGTCGTCAAGACCGTGGACTTCGGTGCTTTCGTCAACTTCTTCGGTGCGAAGGACGGTCTCGTCCACATCTCGCAGCTGGCTCCGCAGAAGGTTGCCAAGACCACCGACGTGGTCAAGGAAGGCGACAAGGTCTGGGTGAAGCTGATGGGCTTCGACGAGCGCGGCAAGGTTCGCCTGTCGATGAAGGTCGTCGACCAGGAGACCGGCAAGGAGATCGCTGCGGAGGCCTGA
- a CDS encoding EAL domain-containing protein, translating to MTRRADFRFNRFVLGLFAVALLTTSAVLFAISYVSSLTIADKELKRFARKEATLARLVFDQTFSRLDTYLRALSENAALRRAVRARDERLVLQILSEGVRQPIGAQFELLRIDLPDAPDWVDASASLYDLDQILTAHLRSRMPGGQWHLFTGGDATSAQSAPVLLGALSIPLVDDNDGRVLGQLTGGYVFNDSKYLLDDLAKALDTDSLALFLDDRVISASGDLRDAIRSDTAVVKQLGSLGELDHALANDRLLIRSLLEQAPASRPLYLVSDRPGETIENIDATYQTLFTPFLLYGLAGALLGAYVLHRFTSPALERLVKYAARIRQDTSDLTYRPGKIREFNALGVALQEAFRDLKESDAQFRALIDESLQGVCIHSNQRVLYINDALLRLLGRESEDRHKVIGLSVLDLFAPEEHERLKSYARARESGASAPEVYEARALSQTGDRVWVELHLRQTRWNGASAYHVTVSDISERKRQEELIVRQANFDGLTGLPNRTLFRDRLVQAMSRAQWDGNIVALLFLDLDRFKNINDSLGHSVGDQLIQETAKRIGAVLDDHDTVARLGGDEFAVILSNVRSVMDVEMKAARLLAHLARPLTVGDDVEVFATASIGITVFPSDGRDDELLLRQADTAMYHAKADGGNKLRFFSAHMNEQVARALDTESALRKALERRQFTLNYQPVIDIAHNRIAGCEALVRWTDPERGPISPAEFIPIAETTGLIVQLGAFVLEEACLFYQNCAEQGLDLPGISVNVSPRQCRDEKFVELVHGTLERTGMPAERLHLEITESVMFDETGSDPVETLNAIRRLGIGLSLDDFGTGFSSLSNLKRFPIDVLKIDRSFIRDLETDRDDRALVEAIVAMAGSLGITVVAEGVETEGQCTLLGRLGCTRIQGFHLGRPMPDDRFREYLEAYDGSSRPRKTGTA from the coding sequence ATGACACGCAGGGCCGACTTCCGCTTCAATCGCTTCGTGCTCGGCCTGTTTGCAGTCGCGCTCCTGACGACGTCGGCCGTGCTTTTCGCGATCAGCTATGTCAGCAGCCTGACCATCGCAGACAAGGAACTGAAACGCTTCGCCCGCAAGGAGGCGACGCTCGCCCGCCTCGTCTTCGATCAGACATTCAGCCGGCTCGACACCTATCTGCGCGCGCTGTCGGAAAATGCCGCACTCAGGCGCGCCGTCAGGGCGCGAGACGAACGGCTGGTGCTGCAGATCCTCTCCGAGGGCGTCCGCCAGCCGATCGGAGCGCAATTCGAGTTGCTCAGGATCGACCTGCCCGACGCCCCGGACTGGGTGGATGCCAGCGCCTCGCTCTACGACCTCGACCAGATCCTGACAGCGCACCTGCGGTCGCGCATGCCGGGCGGCCAATGGCATCTGTTTACCGGCGGCGACGCCACCAGTGCCCAAAGCGCCCCGGTGCTGCTTGGCGCCCTCTCCATTCCGCTCGTGGACGACAATGACGGCCGAGTGCTCGGTCAGTTGACCGGCGGATATGTCTTCAACGACAGCAAGTACCTGCTGGACGATCTGGCCAAGGCACTCGACACGGACAGTCTTGCGCTGTTTCTCGACGATCGGGTGATCTCGGCCAGCGGCGATCTGCGAGACGCGATCCGCAGCGACACAGCGGTTGTGAAGCAGCTCGGCAGTCTCGGAGAACTCGACCATGCGCTGGCGAACGACCGGCTGCTGATCCGCTCCCTTCTGGAGCAGGCACCGGCCAGCCGGCCGCTATACCTTGTCAGCGATCGGCCGGGCGAGACCATCGAGAATATCGATGCGACCTACCAGACCCTGTTCACGCCGTTCCTGCTCTATGGGCTGGCGGGCGCCCTGCTCGGGGCCTATGTGCTGCACAGATTCACCAGCCCGGCGCTGGAGCGGCTCGTCAAATATGCCGCCCGGATCCGACAGGACACGTCCGACCTGACCTACCGGCCCGGCAAGATCCGCGAGTTCAATGCCCTCGGCGTCGCATTGCAGGAGGCGTTTCGCGACCTCAAGGAGTCGGATGCGCAGTTCCGGGCACTCATCGACGAGTCCCTGCAGGGCGTGTGCATCCATTCCAACCAGCGGGTTCTCTACATCAATGACGCGCTGCTGCGGCTGCTCGGCCGCGAGAGTGAAGACCGGCACAAGGTGATCGGCCTGTCGGTGCTGGACCTGTTCGCGCCAGAAGAACACGAGCGGCTGAAGTCCTATGCCAGGGCCCGCGAGTCGGGCGCGAGCGCACCCGAGGTCTACGAGGCGCGCGCGCTGTCGCAAACGGGAGACCGGGTCTGGGTGGAGCTGCACCTGCGCCAGACCCGCTGGAACGGCGCCAGCGCCTATCACGTCACGGTGTCGGATATTTCAGAGCGCAAGCGCCAGGAAGAGTTGATCGTCCGCCAGGCCAATTTCGACGGGCTGACCGGCCTCCCGAACCGCACCTTGTTCCGTGACCGACTGGTGCAGGCGATGTCCCGCGCCCAGTGGGACGGCAACATCGTCGCGCTGCTGTTCCTCGACCTCGACCGGTTCAAGAACATCAACGACAGCCTCGGGCACAGTGTCGGCGACCAGTTGATCCAGGAGACAGCCAAACGCATCGGCGCGGTGCTGGACGACCATGACACGGTCGCGCGCCTGGGCGGCGACGAATTCGCCGTCATTCTCAGCAATGTCCGCAGTGTGATGGACGTCGAGATGAAAGCGGCCCGCTTGCTCGCCCATCTGGCGCGCCCGCTGACCGTCGGCGACGACGTCGAGGTGTTTGCCACCGCCAGCATCGGCATCACCGTGTTTCCCAGCGACGGGCGCGACGACGAATTGCTGCTGCGTCAGGCCGATACGGCGATGTATCACGCCAAGGCCGACGGCGGTAACAAGCTGCGCTTCTTCTCCGCCCACATGAACGAGCAGGTGGCACGGGCGCTGGACACGGAAAGCGCCCTGCGCAAGGCGCTGGAACGGCGCCAGTTCACGTTGAACTATCAGCCGGTGATCGACATCGCTCACAACCGGATCGCAGGTTGCGAGGCCCTGGTCCGCTGGACCGACCCCGAACGCGGGCCGATCTCTCCGGCGGAATTCATTCCCATCGCCGAGACCACGGGACTGATTGTCCAGCTCGGGGCGTTCGTGCTGGAGGAAGCCTGCCTGTTCTACCAGAACTGCGCCGAACAGGGCTTGGACCTGCCCGGCATCAGCGTCAACGTCTCGCCGCGCCAGTGCCGGGACGAGAAATTCGTCGAGCTCGTCCATGGAACGCTCGAGCGCACCGGCATGCCGGCGGAGCGCCTGCATCTGGAGATCACCGAAAGCGTCATGTTCGACGAGACCGGCAGCGACCCGGTGGAGACGCTCAACGCGATCCGCCGGCTTGGCATAGGCCTGTCGCTGGATGACTTCGGTACCGGTTTTTCGTCGCTGAGCAACCTGAAGCGGTTCCCGATCGACGTCCTGAAGATCGACCGTTCGTTCATCCGCGATCTGGAGACCGACCGGGACGACCGCGCGCTGGTCGAGGCGATCGTGGCGATGGCTGGCAGCCTGGGGATCACCGTCGTTGCGGAAGGCGTGGAGACCGAGGGCCAGTGCACGCTGCTGGGCCGGCTCGGCTGCACCCGCATCCAGGGTTTCCATCTCGGCCGGCCGATGCCCGACGACCGCTTCCGCGAGTATCTCGAGGCCTATGACGGATCGTCCCGGCCGCGCAAGACCGGCACGGCCTGA
- a CDS encoding autoinducer 2-binding periplasmic protein LuxP, producing the protein MRLLFPFLFLLFLAMLPPGIARSEFGRTSLAEFWELPDFFKEFPLQRELSAEFTQRVQGGAVPVEAPSLPPARIAVIYPAMQVSDYWRRSIVALERRLDELGIRYEVTSQFTLPGQEVREQTQQLAEVLKSDPDYLIFTLDVLRHKVLVERLIARGRPKIILQNITTPVRDWGRDQPFFYVGFDHATGARLIAEHVLETRPQPETFAIFYGLKGYVSRARGEPFRLAMAERSEKRLVASYYVGFNREKARASATELLKRYPNLGFIYSCSTDIALGVADAIEAAGLTGKVATNGWGGGSAELDYLIEGRLEATVMRINDDNGVAMAEAISLDLQDREDEIPLVFSGSFALVSSDDAMPRIEELKRRAFRYSQ; encoded by the coding sequence ATGCGACTGCTCTTTCCATTTCTTTTCCTGCTTTTCTTGGCAATGCTCCCGCCAGGCATCGCCAGATCAGAGTTCGGCCGCACCTCTCTTGCCGAATTCTGGGAACTTCCTGATTTTTTTAAGGAATTTCCCCTACAGCGCGAACTGAGCGCGGAGTTCACCCAACGCGTGCAGGGCGGCGCGGTTCCCGTTGAAGCGCCCTCGCTGCCCCCAGCGCGCATTGCCGTCATCTATCCAGCCATGCAGGTCTCGGACTACTGGCGACGAAGCATCGTGGCGCTGGAACGCCGACTGGATGAACTCGGCATCCGCTACGAGGTGACGTCCCAGTTCACGCTTCCCGGTCAGGAAGTCCGCGAACAGACCCAGCAGCTTGCAGAGGTGCTGAAGTCCGACCCCGACTACCTGATCTTCACGCTGGACGTCCTGCGCCACAAGGTGCTCGTGGAGCGTCTCATTGCGCGCGGCCGGCCGAAGATCATCCTCCAGAACATCACGACGCCCGTGCGCGACTGGGGCCGGGACCAGCCGTTCTTCTATGTCGGCTTCGATCACGCCACCGGCGCACGCCTGATCGCCGAGCATGTTCTGGAAACCCGGCCTCAGCCGGAAACCTTTGCCATCTTCTACGGGCTGAAAGGCTATGTCAGCCGTGCCCGCGGCGAGCCGTTCCGGCTTGCCATGGCAGAGCGCTCCGAGAAGCGGCTCGTCGCCTCCTACTATGTCGGCTTCAACCGCGAGAAAGCACGCGCATCGGCGACCGAGTTGTTGAAAAGATACCCGAATCTCGGTTTCATCTACTCCTGCTCGACCGATATCGCCCTTGGTGTCGCCGATGCGATAGAAGCCGCCGGCCTGACCGGAAAGGTTGCCACCAACGGGTGGGGCGGCGGCAGTGCGGAACTTGATTACCTGATCGAGGGGCGCCTCGAGGCGACGGTCATGCGCATCAACGACGACAACGGCGTTGCGATGGCCGAGGCGATCTCGCTCGATCTCCAGGACCGCGAGGACGAGATCCCTCTCGTCTTCTCCGGCTCTTTCGCCCTCGTATCCTCGGATGACGCAATGCCGCGAATCGAAGAGCTGAAACGGAGGGCGTTCCGCTACTCACAATGA